From the uncultured Methanomethylovorans sp. genome, the window CGAAGCGGAGCAGGTAAAACTGTGTTGATGCACGTACTTCGTGGTGTCGAAGAATATGAAAGCATCAGCGGGCAGGTGATATACCATTTAGCACGCTGTGAAAAATGTGGTCATATAGAACCCCCAAGCAAAGTAGGACAGGAATGCAGTGGATGTGCTGGAGAAAAACTAGTACCTTTTGATGCTGATTTTATAGAGATGTCCATACATGATCATAAGAGAAGAGAGATCACTAAAAGAATAGCTATAATGCTCCAACGTACTTTTGCATTGTACGGTGATGAAAAAGTCATCACAAATGTAATAAATTCCCTTACTGAGATTGGGAATCAGGATGAAGATGTGACTTCAAAAGCTATGGAACTTCTGGAAAAAGTACAACTCTCACATCGGATGATGCATATAGCACGTGACCTGAGCGGTGGAGAGAAACAAAGGGTTGTATTAGCCCGCCAGCTTGTGAGAAATCCCATGCTATTGCTTGCTGATGAACCTACAGGTACGCTAGATCCAAGGACAGCAAAGATAGTGCATGAGGTTATTGGGCGGACAGTGAAAGACTATAAAATGACGATGGTCATAACCTCTCACTGGTCTGAAGTGGTAGAAGAAATTGCAGACAAGGCAATTATCCTTGAAGATGGAGTTATAATCAACGAAGGGAAGCCATGTGATATGGCAAAACAATTCGCTGGAATGGCTTGTGCAATTGAAAAGAAAAAAGATATTGCTCTTGGAAGCCCTATCATAAGAGTGCAGAACCTCCGGAAAAAGTATATATCTGTCACAAGAGGAGTCGTCAACGCGGTAAGCGATATCTCTTTCGAAGTAAGAGAAGGCGAGATATTTGGGCTTGCCGGGGTTAGTGGTGCCGGAAAGACCACCACTTCCGAAATACTCATGGGAATAGTCCAGCCGACAAGTGGAGAAGTGATGACACGAGTGGGAGAAGAATGGATAGATATGAAAAAACCCGGTCCTGAATGTAGAGGACGTGCAGTTCGATACATGGGAATATTACACCAGGAATATAGCCTCTACATACACCGTAATGTCATAGATAACCTCACTGAGTCAATTGGAATAGATCTTCCCTATGAACTTGCTGTAAGGAAAGCCATCATTACTTTGAAAACTACGGGGTTCACAGAGGAAAAGGCAAGATCGATCTTACCTAAAATGCCTGATGAACTTAGTGAAGGAGAAAGGCATAGAGTAGCACTTGCTCAAATATTAATGAAAGAGCCAAATATAATAGTAATGGATGAACCCACTGGTACCATGGATCCCATTACTAAAAAAGATGTCACTAGATCCATTCTCAAAGCACGTGAGGAGCTAGGCAACACATTCATAATCGTATCACATGACATGGACTTCCTTGAAGACATA encodes:
- the atwA gene encoding methyl coenzyme M reductase system, component A2, with protein sequence MAALIEVKNLNLDFDGVQVLKDINLTINEGEVIGILGRSGAGKTVLMHVLRGVEEYESISGQVIYHLARCEKCGHIEPPSKVGQECSGCAGEKLVPFDADFIEMSIHDHKRREITKRIAIMLQRTFALYGDEKVITNVINSLTEIGNQDEDVTSKAMELLEKVQLSHRMMHIARDLSGGEKQRVVLARQLVRNPMLLLADEPTGTLDPRTAKIVHEVIGRTVKDYKMTMVITSHWSEVVEEIADKAIILEDGVIINEGKPCDMAKQFAGMACAIEKKKDIALGSPIIRVQNLRKKYISVTRGVVNAVSDISFEVREGEIFGLAGVSGAGKTTTSEILMGIVQPTSGEVMTRVGEEWIDMKKPGPECRGRAVRYMGILHQEYSLYIHRNVIDNLTESIGIDLPYELAVRKAIITLKTTGFTEEKARSILPKMPDELSEGERHRVALAQILMKEPNIIVMDEPTGTMDPITKKDVTRSILKAREELGNTFIIVSHDMDFLEDICDTVALMRNGEIVDIGEPKKVISQLTENERIEAAADK